Proteins encoded in a region of the Alkalinema sp. FACHB-956 genome:
- a CDS encoding ferredoxin-thioredoxin reductase variable chain: protein MEVGKRIRVKNSVVIYHHPEHRNQGFDLNGQEGEVVAIVNSWHGRPVSANFPYLVQFGPKLKVHLADYEIEAVD from the coding sequence ATGGAAGTTGGGAAGCGCATTCGGGTGAAGAACTCCGTTGTCATTTATCATCACCCAGAGCATCGGAATCAGGGTTTTGATCTCAACGGGCAAGAGGGTGAAGTAGTCGCGATCGTTAACAGTTGGCATGGTCGTCCAGTGAGCGCTAATTTTCCCTACTTAGTGCAATTTGGCCCCAAATTGAAAGTCCACCTGGCAGACTACGAAATCGAAGCGGTCGATTAA